From Streptomyces sp. NBC_01754, a single genomic window includes:
- a CDS encoding short-chain fatty acyl-CoA regulator family protein — protein MARSSGRKIYAHAKLRRLRTERGMNQVELARSLGISTSYLNQIEHSQRPLTVPVLLRIAEVLGVDPEFFSEAAEERLAADLRAALGDEAAGASTSAEEAVEVARDHPEVARALVALHHRYREASERVAALASADTGALPAGALPPAEPHDEVRDFFYAHHNHFGPLDDAAERSAGVWGLDSVRPTTDVLRQRLARHRVTVVRAAPERSADARRFDAANRLLFLSPWLTEGQQAFQLATQIALLEEGPLLDSLVAAAGLTSTQAEGLARIGLANYFAGALLMPYTAFQAAAEELRYDIELLQARFGVGFETVCHRLSTLQRSGQRGVPFSFLRVDRAGNVSKRQSATAFHFSRLGGTCPLWTVYAAFSSPGRVLNQVAEMPDGERYFWVARTVVRGGAGHHAPRAEFAVALGCELRHAHRLVYAEGLALDDPRAATPIGLGCRICERRDCAQRARPPAGGLLAVDPDRRTHVPYPVETAHAGPRAPGRL, from the coding sequence ATGGCACGGTCGTCGGGGCGGAAGATCTACGCGCACGCCAAGCTGCGGCGGCTGCGCACCGAGCGCGGGATGAACCAGGTCGAGCTGGCCCGCTCGCTCGGCATCTCGACCAGCTATCTGAACCAGATCGAGCACAGTCAGCGCCCGCTGACCGTCCCCGTCCTGCTCCGCATCGCGGAGGTTCTCGGGGTGGACCCGGAGTTCTTCTCCGAGGCGGCGGAGGAACGTCTGGCGGCGGATCTGCGCGCCGCCCTCGGCGACGAGGCCGCCGGCGCGTCCACCTCGGCGGAGGAGGCCGTCGAGGTGGCCCGGGACCATCCCGAGGTCGCCCGGGCCCTGGTGGCTCTGCACCACCGCTACCGGGAGGCATCGGAGCGGGTCGCGGCACTGGCCTCCGCCGACACCGGGGCGCTCCCGGCCGGCGCGCTGCCGCCCGCCGAACCGCACGACGAGGTACGGGACTTCTTCTACGCCCACCACAACCACTTCGGCCCGCTCGACGACGCGGCGGAGCGGTCGGCCGGCGTGTGGGGGCTCGACTCCGTACGCCCCACGACCGACGTCCTGCGGCAGCGGCTGGCCCGCCACCGCGTCACCGTGGTGCGGGCCGCGCCCGAACGCTCCGCGGACGCCCGGCGCTTCGACGCGGCGAACCGGCTGCTCTTCCTGTCACCCTGGCTGACGGAGGGTCAGCAGGCCTTCCAGCTCGCCACCCAGATCGCCCTCCTGGAAGAGGGCCCCCTGCTGGACTCCCTGGTCGCGGCGGCCGGCCTCACCTCCACCCAGGCCGAGGGCCTCGCCAGGATCGGACTGGCCAACTACTTCGCCGGGGCCCTCCTGATGCCCTACACGGCGTTCCAGGCCGCGGCCGAGGAGCTGCGCTACGACATCGAGCTGCTCCAGGCCCGCTTCGGTGTGGGATTCGAGACCGTGTGCCACCGGCTCAGTACGCTCCAGCGCTCCGGGCAGCGCGGTGTCCCCTTCTCCTTCCTCCGGGTGGACCGGGCCGGCAACGTCTCCAAACGCCAGTCCGCCACCGCCTTCCACTTCTCCCGGCTCGGCGGCACCTGCCCGCTCTGGACGGTGTACGCGGCGTTCTCCTCCCCCGGCCGCGTCCTCAACCAGGTCGCGGAGATGCCCGACGGCGAGCGCTACTTCTGGGTGGCCCGCACCGTCGTCCGGGGCGGAGCCGGCCACCACGCGCCGCGGGCCGAGTTCGCCGTCGCCCTGGGCTGCGAGCTGCGCCACGCGCACCGCCTCGTCTACGCGGAGGGCCTCGCGCTGGACGACCCCCGTGCCGCCACACCGATCGGCCTGGGCTGCCGCATCTGCGAGCGCCGCGACTGCGCCCAGCGGGCCCGGCCGCCCGCCGGAGGCCTGCTGGCCGTCGACCCCGACCGCCGTACGCATGTGCCCTATCCGGTCGAGACGGCGCACGCCGGACCGCGCGCCCCGGGGCGGCTCTGA